The window CATAGGCATAGTAGCTGTAAGTTCTCCCGGAGCAGCATTATGCTATCAAACAATCTGTACAGAATTCGAGAGAATAACTGGAAATAGGTATGAGCACCCGGAGGCAAGCATGCACTCATTATCATTCAAAGACTATATGGACAGAATAGAATCGGGCGACTGGAAGGGAGTCGCAGATCTCCTAGTTGTCTCCTCGGAGAAACTAGCCGCTATCGGAGCCGACTTCGCAATATGCCCAGATAACACTGTACATATAGCATTCGATGAAGTCGTAAAAAGATCACCGATACCTTGGATGCATATAGCTGAGGAAGTAGCCAAGGAAGCCAGGGAAAGAGAGTTCAATAAACTAGTTATACTAGGCACAAAGTTCCTTACGGAATCAGGTGTTTACCCCTCCAGGCTGAAGAAGTATGGCATAGACTGGATTATACCGGATAGCCAGCAGAGGAGAGTTATTAATGACATAATTTTCAACGAGTTAGTCTACGGTGTAGTCAGACAGGAATCTAAGAGCAAGCTCGTCGCCATAATAAAGTATTTAGCTGGAAGAGAAGGAGGTGACGCTGTGGTATTGGGGTGCACTGAGCTACCTTTAATTCTAGATGATAAGGTATCGCCTATACCTGTACTGGATTCTACGAGGATACTAGCTAGGAGAGCGCTCAGGGAAGCCGTTAGACACTGATTCTAATGAATCATGGAAACGATCTTATCTAAAACAATAACCGGTATCATGAAAACACCCATTGCAGCTGTAAGCACGAACATTAAAGGTGCCTGGGCTACATACTCAAGCCTAGATGGTATACTAGCAGTGTAACCATTGATAATCTCCACATAAAGGTTATAGTTATATGCGGCTACAACCACTCCTATTGTAAAGCTTAAGGCACTAGGTATAACGCCTCTACGCTTATAGAGAGCTATGAAAACCAAGGGATAAAGTATCAGCTATCCACTAAAACTATGAAGCATTGATTCAACTGCTGCTTCCGTACCATAGGGGGCATTGAACTGTGAAGCAATATAAGAACCCAGCAGAGAAATAGCCAGTGCAGTAACATAAATTAGATGCACATACGAGTTCTTCAAAACCTCCCTCCCTATAACATATTAGTTATACACATTACCGTTTTTTCGTTTTCCATGCGCAAACAGGCTCTCAGAGTCAAAGCTTCTTATAAGCTGAGATATAAACCGTGTCTAAAGGCAGAGTCCTCGATATCGTGATAATTTTCCTGAACCCCGCCAGGAAAGCTATTCTCCCTATTTCTTTTACCCCAGTCAAACTAGAATATGCTACTAAGAGTAATCCCCCACGTTTCAATACCCTTTTAGCAGTTAGAAATAAGTCTAGGATAACCTCGAGGGATGAACCGCCGCACCAGTTCCTCTCCAAAGGATCCCTCGGATCCAGAGGAAGGTATGGAGGATTGGATAAAACCACATCAAACAACCCTCTAATTCTCCGAGTAACCTTTATCTTATCATATAATCTATTCGCAACAGAGTTCATCAACGCTGTCTTTAGACTCTCGCTTGATACATCGTAGCATATGACTTCTCTAACACCTGGCAAGGATACTATAGCGAGGGATATTGCACCGGAGCCACAGCCGTAATCAAGTACTCTACCCTTGACACCAATTACCCTCGCAGTATCCACTAATAAGCCGGAGGATACTTTGAATTTAGGTATGAAGATGTGAGGAGATAGATATAGATATACACCCTTGAAAACCACGGCTCTTCTGGTGAAATAAAATACCCGATGATATAACCTTAGGATTTTTGATACCAGTATTGACCCTAAAATTCTTCTCATCACTATCCCTTCTGGGTCTAATTATACTTGTGATGTTGAAAGGTGTAAACTATTTTTGTTTGCAAATAGAATTATTAAGTATAGCAATAGTTGAGGAAGAATATACATAGGTGTAACAGTTAATGTCTGTAAAAATTTCTATCAGAATTAGAAAGGAATTGGTAGGGCTGGCTGATAAGATGGTTAAATATGGTATAGCTAGAAGCAGATCCCATGCCTTCAATATAATGATAGAAAAAGGAATTGAACAAGTCAGGGAAGAAGTTGAGTTATGGGATTCCGTATATAAGAAAGTAGGCCAATTAGAGCGAAAGAACTACAGAATAAAGCACGGCGAACTATCAAAGCTTTTAGAAGCGGAGAGATCCCGTTGATCTCGCTGGATACGAGTGTTATAGTCTCCTATAAGGATGAAACCTGTTCTAATTATGCCAAAAGAATGGCTTGAATTCCAGTGTTCTCCGCTGCGTTTTGCAGTATTTTATCCCCTGTATAGAATTTATCTGCATTCAGGTATTTTGCTGTGACTATCTGAAGTGCATCGGCTACATAGATGTGTTGCTCCTCAAGCATTCGCCAGGCTTCTTTCAGTAAATAGATGTTGACAGGTACGACTATGGTGATTCCAAGCCTTATCATTCGCCTTGTCTCACCTATGAATCGTCTACGAACCAATTTATACTGAGCAGTAGTCAATCTCTTGGTTCTAAAAGCCCTGTCTATTGTACCCAGTAATTCTC is drawn from Candidatus Tiamatella incendiivivens and contains these coding sequences:
- a CDS encoding methyltransferase, whose amino-acid sequence is MRRILGSILVSKILRLYHRVFYFTRRAVVFKGVYLYLSPHIFIPKFKVSSGLLVDTARVIGVKGRVLDYGCGSGAISLAIVSLPGVREVICYDVSSESLKTALMNSVANRLYDKIKVTRRIRGLFDVVLSNPPYLPLDPRDPLERNWCGGSSLEVILDLFLTAKRVLKRGGLLLVAYSSLTGVKEIGRIAFLAGFRKIITISRTLPLDTVYISAYKKL
- a CDS encoding type II toxin-antitoxin system VapC family toxin, with the protein product MSVPIEYLDTSAIIKRYVKEPGSDIVRNLFIKAYEGKIKISFNVWNIGELLGTIDRAFRTKRLTTAQYKLVRRRFIGETRRMIRLGITIVVPVNIYLLKEAWRMLEEQHIYVADALQIVTAKYLNADKFYTGDKILQNAAENTGIQAILLA
- a CDS encoding amino acid racemase, with the translated sequence MPKRYKHIGIVAVSSPGAALCYQTICTEFERITGNRYEHPEASMHSLSFKDYMDRIESGDWKGVADLLVVSSEKLAAIGADFAICPDNTVHIAFDEVVKRSPIPWMHIAEEVAKEAREREFNKLVILGTKFLTESGVYPSRLKKYGIDWIIPDSQQRRVINDIIFNELVYGVVRQESKSKLVAIIKYLAGREGGDAVVLGCTELPLILDDKVSPIPVLDSTRILARRALREAVRH